The following are from one region of the Aquirufa lenticrescens genome:
- a CDS encoding RagB/SusD family nutrient uptake outer membrane protein, whose translation MKKYIYKVLSVGVFASLALSSCTDLTEPVYDSIPADQFLKTDAQIAAALGPAYGGLRGITWDWFNPSEASSDELIVPTRGGDWYDGGDWLAYSRHTWTPQHGPINGMWGFIFGNISQVNQLIPVVASNQKAVDELRAVRAIYYFMAVDAFGNVPIVTDNKSSAATKPRAEVYNFIVSELTSAIPNLPTGKAYSRMTQDAAKALLAKVYLNAGVYKGATEWQKAYDTADQVIKSSNNWSLSSSTLSNFIVQNQGSNENIFAIPYDSFKAGGMNFQMRTLHYANQQTYGLGNSPWNGFCTLADFYNSFESNDLRGAMWIKGQQYAASGAKLKDAKGADLAFVADWEKDQMTDADAVYQVAGIRSQKYEIQKNNPNGDQSNDYVFLRLADVILMRAEAAFRLGNTAQALTDINAIRTRSGVAPLTAVTADDILAERGRELAWEGWRRNDLIRFGKFSVERKFMKVTDKTRELFPIPQPRRDANPLLTQNPGY comes from the coding sequence ATGAAAAAATATATCTATAAAGTACTTTCAGTAGGTGTTTTCGCTTCGTTAGCCCTATCGTCTTGTACAGATTTAACTGAGCCAGTTTACGATTCGATCCCAGCGGATCAATTCTTGAAAACTGATGCTCAAATTGCTGCGGCATTAGGACCTGCTTATGGTGGTCTTCGTGGTATCACTTGGGATTGGTTCAATCCAAGTGAGGCATCTTCGGATGAGTTGATCGTTCCTACACGTGGTGGTGACTGGTATGATGGTGGTGACTGGTTGGCGTATTCTCGTCACACTTGGACTCCACAACACGGTCCTATCAACGGAATGTGGGGATTCATTTTTGGTAACATCTCTCAGGTGAACCAATTGATCCCAGTGGTTGCTTCTAACCAAAAAGCAGTAGATGAGTTACGTGCAGTACGTGCTATCTACTACTTCATGGCAGTGGATGCATTCGGTAATGTGCCTATCGTAACAGATAACAAATCATCTGCAGCGACTAAGCCTCGTGCTGAAGTGTACAACTTTATCGTTTCTGAATTGACTTCTGCTATCCCTAACTTACCTACAGGTAAAGCTTACTCTCGTATGACGCAAGATGCTGCTAAAGCATTGTTAGCGAAAGTATACTTGAACGCAGGTGTGTATAAAGGCGCAACTGAGTGGCAAAAAGCATATGATACAGCTGATCAAGTAATCAAATCTTCGAACAACTGGTCATTATCTTCTTCTACTTTGTCTAACTTTATCGTTCAAAACCAAGGTTCAAACGAGAACATCTTTGCTATCCCTTACGATTCATTCAAAGCGGGTGGTATGAACTTCCAAATGAGAACGTTACACTATGCTAACCAACAAACGTATGGTTTAGGTAACTCTCCTTGGAATGGTTTCTGTACTTTAGCTGATTTCTACAACTCATTTGAGTCGAATGACTTACGTGGTGCTATGTGGATCAAAGGACAGCAATATGCTGCTTCTGGAGCTAAGTTAAAAGATGCAAAAGGTGCTGATTTAGCATTCGTTGCAGATTGGGAAAAAGATCAAATGACTGATGCTGATGCAGTTTACCAAGTAGCTGGTATCCGTTCTCAGAAATATGAGATCCAAAAGAACAACCCGAACGGTGATCAATCAAATGACTACGTATTCTTACGTTTAGCTGACGTTATCTTAATGCGTGCTGAAGCTGCTTTCCGTTTAGGAAATACTGCTCAAGCGTTAACTGATATCAACGCTATCCGTACGCGTTCAGGTGTTGCTCCTTTAACTGCGGTTACTGCTGACGATATCTTAGCTGAGCGTGGTCGTGAATTAGCTTGGGAAGGATGGAGACGTAATGACTTAATTCGTTTCGGTAAGTTCTCTGTTGAGCGTAAGTTCATGAAGGTTACTGACAAGACTCGTGAATTGTTCCCAATTCCACAACCTCGTCGTGATGCTAACCCATTATTGACTCAAAACCCAGGATATTAA
- a CDS encoding VCBS repeat-containing protein: MKNYSLFFLISLCLFSCSQKEDTLFEELPAEQTGIDFVNRSLEKKEFNIFNYRNFYNGGGVAIGDVNNDGLSDLFVTSNFEDNKLYLNKGAMKFEDITVKSGIVGKKFWSTGVTFADVNGDGLMDIYVCNSGSRDQRGNQLYINQGIKGGVPTYKDQAKEAGLEDGGFSTHAAFFDYDRDGDLDMYLLNNSFTPIDKLGYTNLREERDKLGGDKLFRNDSKDGKELHFTDVSETAGIYGSLIGFGLGITIGDVNNDNWPDIYISNDFYERDYLYINQKNGTFKEDLENEMPHISLSSMGADMADLNDDGYMDIFVTDMLPGDDRRLKTTSVFEGYNLVELKKKRGFWHQYMRNNLQLNNGDGSFSEVGQLAGVHATDWSWGALIFDMDNDGKKDIFVANGIAKDLTDQDFVDFLGDRNTMQQMLDGKKFDYKEFTDKISSVPIPNYAYKNEGDLKFSNQVKAWGLEGPGFSNGSAYGDLDNDGDLDLVVNNVNAPLSVYKNKTNEKLKNHYLTVHLKGTDRNLNGIGARVTVYQKGGFKVLQQMPNRGFQSSSDHQMVFGLGANGAIDSVQVLWPNDKIETIKTVKADQIITLKQENAKEIFHFFEAKQTPIFADVTSGLLDYLHVESMFNDYDRDVLLKQKYSTQGPALAVGDVNGDGLEDIYLGGAAGQIKQLFVQKPGGQFVNSPQADFSLDQTTENTDAIFFDADKDGDQDLFVVTGSNEFAENAPELHDLLYLNDGKGNLKRDVRFPMIYENGSSVSAADYDKDGDIDLFVGTRMVNAKYGQSTQSNLFINDGTGGFKNQSKRYMPQVTELGMVTDSEWSDVNGDGYVDLLVTQDWGPVVVFKNERGRKLTKQEPVAGSEGLWSCIKPADIDGDGDMDFVLGNFGLNSKIKASAESPAYLHVGDFDKNGVVEQIISCVTEDGNTYPMVLKGEMQRALPMIKKKFIKYKDYANKTVDELFSDEQREGGTVRQITTTQSSFMINDGKGNFSLQALPYQAQFSPIRGIQAADFNKDGKLDILLAGNFFDSLPEWGRFDANYGLLLEGQGKGKFAVKLSKQTGFKTLGQVRNMALVKGGKSTYVVLAKNDDKAQVFKF; encoded by the coding sequence ATGAAAAATTATTCCTTATTCTTCCTTATTTCCCTTTGTCTTTTCTCTTGTTCTCAGAAAGAAGACACTCTTTTTGAAGAGTTACCTGCTGAACAAACTGGTATCGATTTTGTGAACCGGAGTTTAGAGAAAAAGGAGTTTAATATCTTCAATTACCGCAACTTTTATAATGGAGGTGGCGTGGCGATAGGCGACGTGAACAACGATGGTTTGTCGGATCTTTTTGTGACCTCTAATTTCGAAGACAATAAGTTGTATTTGAATAAAGGGGCGATGAAGTTCGAGGATATTACGGTGAAGTCAGGGATTGTGGGGAAGAAGTTTTGGTCTACAGGTGTCACCTTTGCTGATGTGAATGGGGATGGCTTGATGGACATTTATGTGTGTAATTCAGGTTCGCGTGATCAGCGTGGGAATCAATTGTACATTAATCAGGGGATCAAAGGTGGCGTTCCTACCTATAAGGATCAAGCGAAAGAGGCAGGTCTGGAAGATGGTGGATTTTCGACGCACGCGGCCTTCTTCGATTACGATCGGGATGGCGATTTAGATATGTATTTGTTGAATAACAGTTTTACCCCGATTGATAAATTAGGGTATACGAATTTGCGGGAGGAGCGAGATAAATTAGGGGGTGATAAGTTATTTAGAAATGATAGTAAGGATGGGAAGGAACTTCATTTTACCGATGTGTCGGAGACGGCGGGTATTTATGGAAGTTTGATTGGTTTTGGTTTAGGAATTACGATAGGTGATGTCAACAATGACAACTGGCCTGATATTTATATTTCGAATGACTTTTACGAGCGCGATTATTTGTATATCAACCAAAAGAACGGCACGTTTAAAGAAGATTTAGAGAATGAGATGCCGCATATTTCGTTGAGCTCGATGGGCGCGGATATGGCGGATTTAAACGACGATGGCTATATGGACATCTTCGTGACGGATATGTTGCCGGGGGATGATCGCCGTTTAAAGACGACGTCGGTTTTTGAGGGCTATAACTTAGTGGAGTTGAAGAAGAAACGTGGGTTTTGGCATCAATATATGCGCAATAACTTGCAGCTGAATAATGGCGATGGTTCTTTCTCAGAAGTGGGTCAATTAGCCGGTGTGCATGCGACGGATTGGAGCTGGGGCGCCTTGATCTTTGACATGGACAATGACGGGAAGAAGGATATTTTCGTGGCGAATGGTATTGCGAAAGACTTAACGGATCAAGATTTCGTCGATTTCCTAGGGGATCGCAACACGATGCAGCAAATGCTAGACGGGAAGAAATTCGACTACAAAGAGTTTACAGACAAAATTTCCTCTGTACCTATCCCGAATTACGCCTACAAAAATGAAGGAGATTTGAAGTTCTCGAACCAGGTGAAAGCGTGGGGATTAGAAGGTCCAGGATTCTCGAACGGTTCTGCCTATGGTGACTTAGACAATGATGGGGATTTGGACTTAGTCGTGAACAATGTCAATGCACCTTTGTCAGTGTACAAAAACAAGACAAACGAGAAGTTAAAGAATCATTATTTGACCGTACACCTAAAAGGAACGGATCGCAACTTGAATGGTATCGGTGCACGGGTAACGGTGTACCAGAAAGGTGGATTCAAAGTATTGCAACAAATGCCTAATCGTGGTTTCCAATCTTCGAGTGACCACCAAATGGTGTTCGGCTTAGGAGCGAATGGGGCGATTGATTCAGTACAGGTTTTATGGCCGAATGATAAGATCGAAACGATTAAAACGGTGAAAGCGGATCAGATCATTACTCTTAAGCAGGAGAATGCAAAAGAGATCTTCCATTTCTTCGAGGCAAAACAAACACCGATTTTTGCGGATGTGACGTCTGGTTTATTGGATTATCTACATGTGGAAAGTATGTTCAATGACTATGACCGCGATGTTTTATTAAAGCAAAAGTATTCTACGCAGGGTCCAGCTTTAGCGGTGGGCGATGTAAACGGAGATGGTTTGGAAGATATTTACCTAGGTGGTGCAGCAGGTCAAATCAAGCAATTATTTGTCCAAAAACCTGGAGGTCAGTTCGTCAATTCTCCACAAGCAGATTTTAGCCTAGATCAAACAACGGAAAATACGGATGCGATTTTCTTCGATGCGGATAAAGACGGAGACCAGGATTTATTTGTGGTCACTGGAAGTAATGAGTTCGCGGAGAATGCCCCGGAATTACATGATTTGTTGTATTTGAATGACGGTAAAGGAAATTTGAAGCGTGATGTTCGATTCCCGATGATTTATGAAAATGGGTCGAGCGTTTCGGCGGCGGATTACGATAAAGATGGTGACATCGATTTATTCGTAGGAACACGTATGGTCAATGCGAAATATGGCCAAAGCACACAAAGCAATCTGTTCATTAACGATGGAACGGGGGGATTCAAGAATCAGTCGAAACGCTATATGCCACAAGTGACGGAGCTAGGCATGGTGACGGATTCAGAATGGTCTGATGTGAATGGCGATGGCTATGTGGATCTTTTAGTAACACAAGATTGGGGTCCAGTGGTTGTGTTTAAGAATGAAAGAGGTAGAAAATTAACCAAGCAGGAGCCAGTGGCGGGATCGGAAGGACTCTGGTCGTGTATCAAGCCGGCGGATATTGATGGCGATGGTGATATGGATTTTGTGCTGGGGAACTTTGGCCTAAATTCTAAGATTAAAGCCTCAGCTGAGTCACCGGCCTACTTACATGTAGGGGATTTTGATAAGAATGGGGTTGTAGAACAAATCATCTCTTGTGTAACGGAGGATGGAAATACGTATCCAATGGTCTTGAAAGGGGAGATGCAACGTGCGCTTCCGATGATCAAGAAGAAATTTATTAAGTATAAGGATTATGCGAACAAAACGGTGGACGAATTGTTCAGTGATGAGCAACGTGAGGGGGGTACTGTGCGCCAAATCACGACAACGCAATCATCCTTTATGATCAACGATGGCAAAGGTAATTTCAGCTTGCAAGCACTTCCTTACCAGGCTCAATTCTCTCCTATTAGAGGCATTCAAGCCGCAGATTTCAATAAGGATGGCAAACTAGATATTTTATTAGCCGGTAATTTCTTTGATTCGCTTCCAGAGTGGGGGCGGTTCGATGCGAATTATGGACTTCTATTAGAAGGACAAGGTAAAGGTAAATTCGCGGTCAAATTATCGAAGCAAACTGGATTTAAAACCCTCGGTCAAGTACGTAATATGGCGCTCGTAAAAGGAGGAAAGTCGACGTATGTAGTATTGGCCAAAAATGATGACAAAGCCCAAGTATTTAAATTTTAA
- a CDS encoding VCBS repeat-containing protein, whose translation MRTHFFSILFFSFVLFGCNSGDDVVLFEKLDAEKTHIDFANNITETKDFNILDYLYFYNGGGVSAGDINNDGLVDLFFVSNQGKNKLYLNKGDMQFEDISVKAGIEGFSDWKTGVTMADVNADGFLDIYICAVGNYKGLEGSNELYINNGDNTFTEKSNEFGLDFTGFSTQAAFFDYDKDGDLDCYLLNHAVHNTRSYDRVNTRSLKDNEAGDYLYRNDGGKFVDVSKESGIYQAAMGYGLGISVADINNDGWLDIYVSNDFHEDDYYYINQKDGTYKEGIRDHFKHLSRFSMGSDVADINNDGFQDVMTLDMYPDDEKVEKSSVGEDPLDIYMYKLQFGYFNQYSRNCLQLNMGGQKFSDIAASSGVAATDWSWSTLMNDYDGDGIKDIFISNGILRRPNDLDYLKFVIGDSLHYGLPTSEKLDQEAIDLMPDGRVHNYIFKGAKDLRFVDKSIKWGFEDKGVSNGSTYADLDNDGDLDLVTNNLNEKASVYQNNSRQLLKHNFVKVKFKGDGGNTFGVGAKVILKTKDGQQLQQMMPTRGFMSSVEPTLLFGIGDLQQVDEMLVIWENEKMQIVKNPKINSTLTMEQKNANVNVKDYVFSAPVKPLFAEVTDGVNVPYQHQENVYFDFNRELLIPFKVSIEGPKIAVGDVNGDGLEDVYLSGAKYQAGQLLLQKGAGFVVSNQPVFKADSLYEDVDALFFDADGDTDLDLYVVTGGNEFYDKMPEQFDRLYTNDGKGNFTRALNALPPMYDNKSVVRPCDIDRDGDMDLFVGGRVVGYSYGASPRSYLLVNDGKGHFADKTAALAPELREAGMLTEAIWADIDKDGDQDLTVVGDWMPIKTFENNKGKFKLIENGLEEKTGFWSGITAADFDKDGDLDFIVGNLGTNTKLRKDLDGQLRMLIKDIDKNDTKEHIIAYNRGNDWFPINSKDEMGKQIPSIINKKYTAYHMFAGKTVEEIFGDKELEGADEKCVNMFESVYLENQGNKTFKMVALPALAQVSKIMVLRTEDVDKDGNLDVIVGGNFNGASMYQARYDAFFGLILKGNGKGGFKTLIPTDTGLMLEGDIRDIKQVKTTTGILYLVARNNDKLQVFKKL comes from the coding sequence ATGCGTACCCATTTTTTCTCTATTCTGTTTTTCTCTTTTGTTCTGTTCGGCTGCAATTCAGGCGATGACGTTGTGCTTTTCGAAAAATTAGATGCCGAAAAGACCCACATTGACTTTGCGAATAATATCACGGAGACCAAGGATTTTAACATCTTGGACTACTTGTATTTCTACAATGGTGGTGGTGTTTCTGCTGGGGATATTAATAATGATGGATTAGTGGATTTGTTTTTTGTGTCCAACCAAGGCAAAAACAAATTGTACCTGAACAAGGGCGATATGCAATTTGAAGACATCTCGGTGAAGGCGGGAATCGAAGGATTCTCTGACTGGAAAACAGGGGTGACGATGGCCGACGTAAACGCGGATGGCTTCTTGGATATCTATATTTGCGCGGTGGGGAATTACAAAGGTTTGGAAGGTTCTAACGAATTGTACATCAACAACGGTGACAATACATTCACGGAAAAATCAAATGAATTTGGCTTAGACTTTACGGGATTCTCTACGCAAGCGGCCTTTTTTGATTATGATAAAGATGGCGATTTAGATTGCTATTTATTGAACCATGCTGTACACAACACCCGTTCCTATGATCGCGTGAATACGCGTTCGTTGAAAGATAACGAGGCGGGCGATTATTTATACCGAAATGATGGAGGCAAATTTGTGGATGTGTCGAAAGAGTCTGGTATTTACCAAGCTGCGATGGGTTATGGTCTGGGAATTTCGGTGGCGGACATTAACAATGATGGCTGGTTAGACATCTATGTGAGTAATGACTTTCACGAGGATGATTATTACTACATCAATCAAAAGGACGGTACGTATAAAGAAGGCATTCGCGATCACTTCAAGCACTTGAGTCGTTTCTCGATGGGTTCTGATGTGGCGGACATTAATAACGACGGATTCCAAGATGTGATGACCTTGGATATGTATCCAGATGACGAGAAAGTGGAGAAATCGTCTGTAGGAGAGGATCCATTGGACATTTATATGTACAAATTGCAGTTCGGTTATTTCAATCAATACAGCCGTAACTGCCTTCAATTAAATATGGGTGGCCAAAAATTCTCCGATATCGCTGCCTCTTCCGGAGTGGCTGCGACAGACTGGAGCTGGTCGACGTTGATGAACGATTACGATGGGGATGGAATCAAAGATATCTTCATCTCGAACGGTATTTTACGCCGTCCGAATGACTTGGATTATTTGAAATTCGTGATAGGTGATTCGCTGCATTATGGCTTGCCTACGTCTGAGAAATTGGATCAAGAAGCGATCGATTTGATGCCGGATGGTCGTGTACACAATTACATTTTCAAAGGTGCGAAGGATTTACGCTTCGTAGATAAATCCATTAAATGGGGTTTTGAGGACAAAGGGGTTTCGAACGGATCGACGTATGCGGATTTAGACAACGACGGAGATTTGGATTTAGTAACAAACAACTTGAATGAAAAGGCGAGTGTCTACCAAAATAACAGCCGCCAATTATTGAAGCACAATTTCGTGAAGGTTAAATTCAAAGGAGATGGCGGAAATACGTTTGGTGTAGGGGCGAAGGTCATCTTGAAAACGAAGGACGGGCAGCAATTGCAGCAGATGATGCCCACACGTGGGTTTATGAGTTCAGTAGAGCCTACCTTATTATTTGGGATTGGAGATTTACAGCAGGTGGATGAGATGCTTGTGATTTGGGAAAATGAAAAAATGCAGATCGTTAAGAATCCGAAGATTAATTCGACCTTAACGATGGAGCAAAAGAATGCCAACGTAAACGTGAAGGATTATGTGTTCTCTGCGCCAGTGAAACCTCTTTTTGCTGAAGTGACGGATGGAGTGAATGTTCCGTACCAGCATCAAGAAAATGTCTATTTCGATTTCAACCGCGAATTGTTAATTCCATTTAAGGTTTCTATCGAGGGGCCAAAAATTGCGGTGGGTGATGTGAATGGGGATGGTCTGGAAGACGTGTATTTAAGCGGTGCGAAATACCAGGCAGGTCAATTGTTACTACAGAAAGGTGCCGGCTTTGTGGTATCGAATCAGCCCGTATTTAAAGCGGATTCATTGTATGAAGATGTGGATGCGCTATTCTTTGATGCTGATGGAGATACCGATTTGGACCTTTATGTGGTAACGGGAGGGAATGAATTCTATGATAAAATGCCGGAGCAATTCGATCGTTTGTATACGAATGATGGTAAAGGGAATTTCACTCGTGCCTTGAATGCCTTACCTCCGATGTACGACAATAAATCGGTTGTGCGTCCTTGCGATATCGATCGCGATGGAGACATGGATTTATTCGTAGGTGGTCGCGTGGTAGGTTATTCTTATGGTGCTTCGCCGCGTTCGTATTTATTGGTGAATGATGGCAAGGGACACTTTGCGGACAAGACGGCGGCTCTAGCTCCGGAATTGCGGGAAGCAGGGATGTTGACGGAGGCGATTTGGGCAGATATTGATAAAGATGGAGATCAAGATTTAACCGTGGTGGGCGATTGGATGCCGATTAAGACCTTTGAAAACAACAAGGGTAAATTCAAATTAATAGAGAACGGTCTGGAAGAGAAAACAGGATTCTGGTCGGGTATTACAGCAGCGGATTTTGACAAAGATGGCGATCTAGATTTCATTGTAGGAAATCTAGGTACGAATACGAAATTACGCAAGGACCTAGATGGCCAATTGCGGATGCTGATTAAGGACATTGATAAGAATGATACTAAGGAGCACATCATTGCATATAACCGCGGAAATGATTGGTTCCCAATTAACAGTAAGGATGAAATGGGGAAACAGATTCCAAGTATCATTAATAAGAAATATACGGCGTACCATATGTTTGCGGGTAAGACGGTGGAAGAGATTTTTGGTGATAAGGAATTAGAAGGGGCGGATGAAAAGTGTGTCAATATGTTTGAATCAGTCTACTTAGAAAACCAAGGCAACAAGACCTTCAAAATGGTGGCGCTTCCGGCGTTAGCTCAAGTGTCTAAGATCATGGTATTACGCACGGAAGATGTGGATAAAGATGGAAATCTCGACGTCATCGTAGGAGGTAACTTTAACGGTGCTTCGATGTACCAAGCGCGTTATGACGCATTCTTTGGCCTGATTCTAAAAGGAAATGGCAAAGGCGGATTCAAAACGCTTATCCCGACTGATACCGGATTGATGCTTGAAGGCGACATTCGCGACATAAAGCAGGTGAAGACTACCACAGGAATTTTGTACCTCGTAGCTCGTAATAACGATAAACTGCAGGTATTTAAGAAATTATAG
- a CDS encoding FG-GAP repeat domain-containing protein yields MRTLLAIALFSIFSYEFPSCSNKAAEGKELAKTYCASCHLLPDPASLPKNVWQYSTLPYMGIMMGVDKEIGMLEKPLSDYTILGPGSQMIPDEDWEKIKAYYLEEAPKTLEMPAYIPLPTQTLFEAEPIVATLPGTTLPNMTAIRIDARRHQITAGDQSNRVIWKWDAAGKLLETKKDQDALTDITLLGSETLYTFIGTTTQANPDVNGFVSQASTGKKLLQGLNRPIGLVSANLDKEAGDELITSEFGFKVGGMSIWKLNKGSFKKQVLNPQTGATKTIVRDFTGDGRLDILAQFAQGDERILLYENLGGLKFKEKQLLRFPSIYGSSSFDVVDIDGDKDLDIIYTAGDNADFTTVLKPYHGMYIFENTGGFNFKQKAFFSQNGATKVMPGDFDGDGDADLISIALFPDVAARPGEGAMYFENKKGTFVPMTLPIQHLGRWSVMDVADLDGDGDLDVAFGSHAVAKFPQGGFDPQWKQAKGLLILRNKTK; encoded by the coding sequence ATGCGGACTCTGCTGGCAATTGCTCTCTTTTCGATTTTTTCTTATGAGTTTCCAAGTTGCTCGAACAAGGCAGCCGAAGGAAAAGAGCTGGCCAAAACGTATTGCGCTTCTTGCCATCTACTTCCAGATCCCGCGAGTTTGCCTAAAAATGTGTGGCAATACAGCACACTACCCTATATGGGTATTATGATGGGCGTGGACAAAGAGATCGGGATGTTAGAGAAACCGCTTTCGGATTACACGATTTTAGGTCCAGGTTCCCAAATGATTCCAGATGAGGATTGGGAAAAGATCAAAGCCTATTATTTAGAGGAGGCGCCCAAGACCTTGGAAATGCCGGCTTATATTCCTTTGCCTACGCAGACCCTATTCGAAGCCGAACCTATTGTGGCCACCTTGCCTGGAACGACTCTCCCTAATATGACGGCGATTCGCATCGATGCACGTCGTCATCAAATCACGGCGGGAGATCAATCGAATCGCGTGATTTGGAAATGGGATGCTGCGGGTAAATTACTGGAGACTAAGAAAGATCAAGATGCCTTAACGGATATTACTTTGTTGGGCTCAGAAACCTTGTATACGTTCATTGGAACAACGACACAGGCGAATCCGGATGTGAATGGATTTGTGAGTCAAGCTTCAACAGGTAAGAAATTATTGCAAGGATTGAATCGCCCGATTGGATTAGTTTCGGCTAATTTAGATAAGGAGGCTGGCGATGAATTAATCACGTCTGAATTCGGATTCAAAGTGGGTGGAATGAGTATTTGGAAGCTGAATAAAGGGTCCTTCAAAAAACAAGTATTGAATCCTCAAACCGGAGCCACAAAAACGATTGTACGCGATTTTACGGGAGACGGTCGACTGGATATTTTAGCGCAATTCGCCCAAGGTGATGAGCGCATTTTGCTGTATGAGAATCTGGGTGGTTTGAAATTTAAAGAAAAACAGTTGCTTCGCTTTCCGTCTATTTATGGATCCTCCTCTTTCGATGTGGTTGATATCGATGGAGACAAGGACTTGGATATCATTTATACGGCAGGGGATAATGCCGATTTTACGACAGTTTTGAAGCCATACCACGGGATGTATATTTTCGAGAATACCGGGGGATTTAATTTTAAGCAGAAGGCTTTCTTCTCTCAAAATGGCGCGACTAAAGTGATGCCTGGCGATTTCGATGGCGATGGTGATGCGGATTTGATATCAATTGCTTTGTTCCCTGATGTGGCGGCTAGACCGGGCGAAGGGGCGATGTATTTTGAAAATAAAAAAGGGACGTTTGTTCCGATGACTTTACCTATTCAACATTTGGGTCGTTGGTCTGTGATGGACGTGGCAGATCTAGATGGGGATGGTGATTTAGATGTAGCCTTTGGCTCACATGCTGTGGCTAAATTCCCACAAGGGGGATTTGACCCTCAATGGAAACAGGCAAAAGGTCTGCTGATTTTACGAAATAAAACAAAATGA